One window of Siniperca chuatsi isolate FFG_IHB_CAS linkage group LG19, ASM2008510v1, whole genome shotgun sequence genomic DNA carries:
- the prdm14 gene encoding PR domain zinc finger protein 14, translated as MSVSLSSIPVVLKDKSYHAGMLKGSPARGFYPAPLPGPHHYMDFFPRTHSLLHPLKSLGRLVSDTQGSLPLSLHGGAPPFLGQGGHHASVLHEHMLSASGIPYLSQMLPGHPLHSKPEELAAVVTEHAAGPLSSDFSSPSSERSSSASSSATSPPKESLFRLRSADQTPEKTRTSYNFSEDDLFMVLYGYSSSQEQSVGHAISGLALPEKSVSDSHILPLDKETLELPEGLTILQAAWGNVSHRGVFTDKSSIPKGTRFGPFQGKLVNTSEIKTYDDNTLMWEVFENGRLSHFVDGRGGSGNWMSLVKCARFPDEQNLIAVQIQGQIFYEACKEIRPGQELLVWYGDCYMQFLGIPLTLKDPREDYNVVPAAEDAGEGFKCDRCGKVFAYKYYRDKHLKYTRCVDQGDRKFPCHLCNRSFEKRDRLRIHILHVHEKHRPHKCSVCGKSFSQSSSLNKHMRVHSGERPYKCVYCNKAFTASSILRTHIRQHSGERPFKCKHCGKAFASHAAHDSHVRRTHAKDKPYPCNLCGVSFQEEQELQYHTKSHKKILDSTVLPSSPGSGLQEDSVFPVEDNPKIQTNAGQNFPYTGLTVLNPEYRPWN; from the exons ATGTCGGTGTCCCTGTCCAGCATCCCTGTAGTGCTGAAGGACAAGAGCTACCATGCCGGCATGCTGAAGGGCAGTCCCGCTCGGGGCTTCTACCCTGCCCCTCTCCCCGGCCCCCACCACTACATGGACTTCTTCCCGCGGACTCACAGCCTCCTCCACCCGCTCAAGTCCCTCGGTCGTCTGGTGTCGGACACTCAGGGGTCTCTGCCGCTCAGCCTGCACGGCGGAGCCCCTCCGTTCCTCGGCCAGGGCGGCCACCACGCCTCAGTCCTGCACGAACACATGTTGAGCGCCTCCGGCATCCCCTACCTGAGCCAGATGTTGCCCGGACACCCGCTGCACTCCAAACCAGAGGAGCTGGCTGCTGTGGTGACCGAGCACGCCGCAGGACCGCTGTCCTCGGACTTCAGCAGCCCGTCCAGTGAGAGGTCCTCTTCCGCCTCTTCTTCCGCCACCTCGCCGCCTAAGGAGAGTTTGTTTCGCCTCCGGAGCGCAGACCAGACGCCAGAAAAAACGCGCACGTCTTATAATTTTAGCGAGGATGACTTGTTCATGGTTCTCTACGGTTACTCCAGCAGCCAGGAGCAAAGCGTGGGTCACGCTATATCAGGACTGGCCCTGCCCGAAAAGTCAG TTTCTGACTCTCACATTCTCCCACTGGACAAAGAAACACTTGAACTTCCAGAGG GGTTAACCATCCTCCAGGCAGCCTGGGGAAACGTCTCACACCGTGGAGTCTtcacagacaaaagcagcatCCCTAAAGGGACGCGCTTCGGACCTTTCCAAGGAAAACTGGTCAATACCAGCGAGATTAAAACATACGACGACAACACTCTGATGTGGGAG GTGTTTGAAAACGGCCGGTTGAGTCATTTTGTGGATGGCAGGGGAGGCTCAGGGAACTGGATGTCTTTAGTGAAGTGTGCTCGTTTCCCAGACGAGCAGAACCTAATTGCTGTACAGATCCAGGGTCAGATCTTCTATGAGGCCTGCAAAGAGATCCGGCCAGGACAGGAGCTGCTGGTGTGGTATGGAGACTGCTACATGCAGTTCCTCGGCATCCCTCTCACCCTGAAAGACCCCAGAGAGGACTACAACGTGGTTCCTGCCGCCGAAG ATGCTGGTGAGGGTTTCAAGTGTGACAGATGCGGAAAGGTGTTTGCATACAAGTACTACAGAGACAAACATCTGAAGTACACACGCTGCGTGGACCAGGGCGATAGAAAGTTCCCCTGTCACCTCTGCAACAGATCTTTCgagaagagagacagattaaGGATCcacattttacacgtacacGAAAAACACAGGCCTCACAAG TGCTCAGTGTGTGGAAAGAGTTTCTCGCAGTCGTCCAGTCTCAACAAACACATGCGTGTGCACTCTGGAGAGCGGCCATACAAGTGTGTCTACTGCAATAAG GCCTTCACTGCCTCCAGTATTCTGCGAACACACATCCGCCAGCACTCCGGAGAGCGGCCCTTCAAGTGCAAGCACTGCGGGAAGGCCTTCGCCTCCCACGCCGCCCACGACAGCCACGTCCGGCGGACCCACGCCAAGGACAAGCCCTATCCCTGCAACCTGTGCGGAGTTTCTTTTCAAGAGGAACAGGAACTTCAATACCACACGAAAAGTCACAAAA AAATCTTGGACAGCACAGTTCTTCCGTCTTCTCCAGGGAGTGGATTACAGGAGGACTCCGTGTTTCCAGTGGAGGACAAtccaaaaatacagacaaacgCCGGACAAAACTTTCCTTACACCGGATTAACAGTTTTAAATCCAGAATATCGGCCCTGGAACTAG